A region from the Drosophila bipectinata strain 14024-0381.07 chromosome 3R, DbipHiC1v2, whole genome shotgun sequence genome encodes:
- the Sec20 gene encoding vesicle transport protein SEC20, translated as MDKDTFTLQSIRQNLIDNNLQAKAIIQDILNSRTSIAELEELNEAGRAKLSAIRKSIERLDDWARDTADALLAKEVDNHRDQFSKTLQAFRKANVSTMLEIEKANREELMAITGESELRQRTTARARHNQGTLVSQENDVTEKMLAISRHLSETTQKSAITLETLVASSQNVEATSDELQNTAGSISMSGKLLKKYGRRECTDKMLLFFAFSLFLACVFYIVQKRLF; from the exons ATGGACAAGGACACCTTTACGCTGCAGTCCATCCGGCAGAACCTCATCGATAACAATCTTCAGGCAAAGGCCATAATACAG GATATACTAAACAGCCGCACTTCGATCGCTGAACTGGAGGAGTTGAACGAAGCAGGTAGAGCCAAACTTTCCGCCATTCGAAAGAGCATCGAGAGGTTAGATGACTGGGCACGGGACACTGCAGACGCTTTGCTAGCCAAGGAAGTGGACAACCATCGCGACCAGTTCTCCAAAACTCTGCAAGCGTTCCGGAAGGCTAACGTATCCACAATGCTGGAGATAGAGAAAGCCAACCGCGAGGAACTAATGGCTATAACTGGAGAGAGTGAGCTACGCCAGAGGACGACGGCACGGGCACGTCACAACCAAGGCACGTTGGTGTCGCAAGAAAACGACGTTACGGAAAAGATGTTGGCTATTTCTCGACACCTGTCGGAAACGACTCAGAAAAGTGCCATTACGCTGGAGACATTAGTGGCTTCTTCTCAAAATGTGGAGGCCACCAGCGATGAGCTGCAGAACACGGCCGGCAGCATTTCAATGTCTGgaaagcttctaaaaaaatatggaCGCCGCGAGTGCACCGATAAAATGCTGCTTTTCTTTGCCTTCTCCCTATTCCTCGCTTGTGTCTTTTACATTGTGCAGAAGCGTCTGTTCTAG